From a single Paenibacillus sp. FSL W8-0426 genomic region:
- a CDS encoding GNAT family N-acetyltransferase, translating to MTIESISLNDPDKLGQLWRLQHVAYRLEAEMIGFKEIPPLMDTLETLQQCGESFYGYMDSDGELIGAIAVAEEEKDALTITRMMVHPDYFRKGIASALIAHIFETYPEYPRYIVSTGTLNEPAVQLYSKFGFVPVDRVQLAPGVELKTFHRNKDE from the coding sequence ATGACCATCGAATCGATATCATTGAATGACCCGGACAAGTTGGGTCAGTTATGGCGTTTACAGCATGTGGCTTACCGGCTGGAAGCGGAAATGATCGGATTTAAGGAAATTCCGCCGTTAATGGATACGCTTGAAACGCTGCAGCAGTGCGGGGAGAGTTTTTACGGATACATGGATTCCGATGGGGAGTTGATCGGGGCGATCGCTGTGGCCGAGGAGGAAAAAGATGCCCTTACGATTACGCGGATGATGGTTCATCCGGATTATTTTCGCAAAGGAATCGCCTCTGCCCTGATTGCGCATATTTTTGAAACGTATCCGGAATATCCGCGCTACATCGTATCTACCGGAACGTTGAATGAACCTGCGGTGCAGCTGTACAGCAAGTTTGGTTTTGTCCCCGTGGATCGTGTACAGCTTGCCCCAGGCGTGGAATTAAAGACCTTTCACAGGAATAAAGATGAATGA